From the genome of Bradyrhizobium elkanii USDA 76, one region includes:
- a CDS encoding lytic transglycosylase domain-containing protein: MKTVQALGCLAAIAVLASCASAQAQSRAQYEAMVAAEAQANLVPEELVHRVIVRESKYHPQLIGRGGTIGLMQIKLGTARGLGYTGTAEGLRDPQTNLKYGIKYLAGAYRAANGNHDRAVRYFAGGYYYIAKRQRGDRLKEAKHGGAGAPPKELAKSEQMTTDTVEPKPEQAEK; the protein is encoded by the coding sequence ATGAAGACCGTACAAGCCCTTGGCTGCCTTGCCGCGATCGCGGTGCTGGCGTCCTGCGCGAGCGCGCAGGCGCAATCGCGCGCGCAATATGAGGCGATGGTAGCGGCCGAGGCCCAGGCGAACCTCGTGCCGGAAGAGCTGGTGCATCGCGTCATCGTGCGTGAGAGCAAGTACCATCCGCAGCTGATCGGACGTGGCGGCACCATCGGGCTGATGCAGATCAAGCTCGGCACTGCACGCGGCCTCGGCTACACCGGTACCGCCGAGGGTCTGCGCGATCCGCAGACCAACCTCAAATACGGCATCAAGTACCTCGCCGGCGCCTATCGCGCCGCCAATGGCAATCACGATCGAGCCGTGCGTTATTTCGCGGGCGGGTATTACTACATCGCAAAGCGCCAGCGCGGCGATCGCCTGAAGGAAGCGAAGCATGGCGGCGCGGGTGCACCGCCGAAGGAACTCGCCAAGTCGGAGCAAATGACGACCGATACCGTCGAGCCGAAGCCGGAACAGGCCGAAAAATAG
- a CDS encoding FAD-dependent oxidoreductase produces the protein MYQTSRLRGDSPVTIIGAGIAGAWHALLLAEAGRAVTLHERSDAAMTESTSYFAGGMLAPWCEAEASEPVISRLGIRSLELWRQHVPETPFNGSLVVAHPRDRADFERFARLTSGHRRLDAEGVRALEPSLEGRFRDALFYPDEGHVEPRRVLPRLHAAIAKAGGAIKFGSDAEATDLDGLVIDCRGFAAHDREPSLRGVKGEMIIIETSEVELARPVRLIHPRWPLYVIPRGDGRFMLGATSIEAEDNGVSVRSALELLGAAYVVHPAFAEARIVEFGAGLRPAFPDNLPKIRIEQERITVNGLYRHGFLLAPALAELTLAYLARGEIDNEVMQCA, from the coding sequence ATGTATCAGACGTCAAGACTGCGGGGGGATTCCCCTGTCACCATCATCGGCGCAGGCATAGCCGGCGCCTGGCATGCGCTGTTGCTCGCAGAGGCCGGACGTGCCGTCACCCTGCATGAGCGCAGTGACGCCGCGATGACGGAATCCACAAGCTACTTCGCCGGCGGGATGCTGGCGCCGTGGTGCGAGGCGGAGGCCTCCGAGCCCGTGATCTCCCGGCTCGGCATCCGCTCGCTCGAGCTCTGGCGGCAGCACGTCCCGGAAACCCCGTTCAACGGCTCGCTGGTGGTGGCGCATCCGCGCGATCGCGCCGATTTCGAGCGCTTTGCCCGCCTCACGTCAGGCCATCGCCGGCTCGACGCCGAGGGCGTTCGCGCGCTCGAGCCGTCGCTCGAGGGCCGTTTCCGTGACGCCCTGTTCTACCCCGACGAGGGCCATGTCGAGCCGCGCCGCGTGCTGCCGCGGCTGCATGCCGCGATCGCCAAGGCCGGCGGCGCCATCAAGTTCGGCAGCGACGCCGAGGCAACCGATCTCGACGGCCTCGTGATCGACTGCCGCGGCTTTGCCGCGCACGACCGCGAGCCGAGCTTGCGCGGCGTCAAGGGCGAAATGATCATCATCGAGACCTCCGAGGTCGAATTGGCGCGTCCCGTGCGGCTGATCCATCCGCGCTGGCCGCTTTACGTGATCCCGCGCGGCGACGGCCGCTTCATGCTGGGCGCGACCTCGATCGAGGCCGAGGACAACGGCGTCAGCGTGCGCTCCGCGCTGGAGCTGTTGGGCGCGGCCTATGTCGTGCATCCGGCGTTTGCCGAGGCGCGCATCGTCGAATTCGGCGCCGGGCTCAGGCCCGCCTTTCCCGACAATCTGCCGAAAATCAGGATCGAGCAGGAACGCATCACGGTGAATGGACTCTACCGTCATGGTTTCCTGCTGGCGCCGGCGCTGGCCGAGCTGACGCTCGCCTATCTCGCGCGCGGCGAAATCGACAATGAGGTGATGCAATGCGCGTGA
- the thiS gene encoding sulfur carrier protein ThiS, whose product MRVIVNGEQREISAGSVDALLAELDYEGTHFAIALNYDVVPKGRWADTALKAGDEIEIITPRQGG is encoded by the coding sequence ATGCGCGTGATCGTCAACGGCGAGCAGCGGGAGATCAGCGCGGGCAGCGTCGATGCGCTGCTGGCCGAACTCGACTACGAGGGCACGCATTTCGCGATCGCGCTGAACTACGACGTGGTGCCGAAGGGCCGCTGGGCCGACACCGCGCTGAAAGCCGGCGACGAGATCGAGATCATCACCCCGCGGCAGGGAGGGTGA